A genomic segment from Geitlerinema sp. PCC 7407 encodes:
- the dnaN gene encoding DNA polymerase III subunit beta → MKLACTQSDLSTHLSLVSRAVPSRPAHPVLANVKLTADEATQRVSLTAFDLSLGIRTSFAAKIEAGGEITLPAKLLGDIVARLPDGEMVLDDDLGEATVTIKSASGKYQVRGMGAEEFPELPIIEEGDVAQLPAEALIEGLKGALFAASTDETKQVLTGVHVTIQAEGLEFAATDGHRLAVVQTSSEEGAATIVGGEGTLDVTIPGKTLRELERMLAAHQSTEAIALRSEPGQVVFEWADQRLTSRLLEGQYPNYRQLIPKQFARQVTVERRSLISALERIAVLADRKNNIVKISLDSAQQQITVSVDAQDVGSGQEAVPAQLTGEDLDIAFNVKYLLDGLKVLPSTEVQIQVNTATSPVVLVPIGAMKMTYLVMPVQIRS, encoded by the coding sequence ATGAAACTCGCCTGTACCCAAAGCGATCTTAGTACTCACCTTTCTTTGGTCAGCCGCGCTGTCCCGTCTCGCCCTGCCCATCCGGTACTTGCCAATGTCAAGCTGACGGCAGATGAGGCCACCCAGCGCGTGAGCCTGACCGCCTTTGACTTGAGCCTGGGGATTCGGACCAGCTTCGCCGCCAAGATTGAGGCGGGGGGAGAGATCACGCTGCCTGCCAAGCTGCTGGGGGACATCGTGGCGCGCCTGCCCGACGGAGAGATGGTTTTGGATGATGACCTGGGGGAAGCGACGGTCACGATCAAGTCGGCCTCGGGCAAGTATCAGGTGCGGGGCATGGGGGCGGAGGAGTTTCCGGAGCTGCCGATCATCGAGGAAGGGGACGTGGCCCAGCTGCCGGCGGAGGCGCTGATCGAGGGGCTCAAGGGGGCTCTGTTTGCGGCGAGCACCGATGAGACCAAGCAGGTGCTGACGGGGGTCCACGTGACGATCCAGGCGGAGGGGCTGGAGTTTGCGGCCACGGACGGCCACCGGCTAGCGGTGGTGCAGACCAGCTCCGAAGAAGGAGCGGCGACGATCGTGGGAGGGGAAGGGACGCTGGATGTGACGATCCCGGGGAAAACCCTGCGGGAGCTGGAGCGGATGCTAGCCGCGCACCAGTCTACGGAGGCGATCGCCCTTCGCTCGGAGCCGGGACAGGTCGTTTTTGAATGGGCGGACCAGCGCCTGACCAGTCGCTTGCTAGAGGGGCAGTATCCCAACTATCGCCAGCTGATTCCGAAGCAGTTTGCTCGCCAAGTCACGGTGGAGCGGCGATCGCTGATCTCGGCCCTAGAGCGGATTGCGGTGCTGGCCGATCGCAAGAATAATATTGTCAAAATTTCCCTAGACTCGGCTCAGCAGCAGATCACGGTGTCGGTGGATGCCCAAGACGTGGGCAGCGGCCAGGAAGCCGTCCCGGCTCAGCTCACCGGCGAAGACCTAGACATCGCCTTCAATGTGAAATATCTGCTCGACGGCCTCAAGGTTTTGCCGTCAACCGAGGTCCAGATTCAGGTCAATACGGCGACTAGCCCCGTTGTCCTAGTGCCCATTGGCGCAATGAAAATGACCTATCTCGTGATGCCGGTCCAGATTCGCAGCTAA